A genomic stretch from Marinimicrobium sp. C6131 includes:
- a CDS encoding tyrosine-type recombinase/integrase — translation MGHQTAEIRINGARRKVLVQERMPVYYPNLYVTLEQSGRALYTQQKYLEHIGRFEDFLEYESIDLINRLEERPESRYLTDSEISRFVVNATLNKSTLDSKYIGARLLPAAYKTVGRAHAQQRLEAVRDYLKFLYDKLGDEATRDAAVDDVERRFNRKIKAARPAWKKSKNDDMKGLTNQERDRLLEVMHPESAENPFTNEALKLRNYIILLLGLDMGLRRSEMLLIKLSDIHWHNGQLSVVDLESDEIDPRTLAPQFKTHERMLQMNDDLVWVIREYVDTYRVLKKGPSKATNHPFLLVSHRRNEGSPMSVKALDGILPRVRKVVPELAHVHPHILRHDAVYTLLESMREELEALTPEDRTTQVQKVLTYAFGWSPESNMPSLYGAKFWKEEADKAMKKRSDKFKAIREGVETEIRKGDVK, via the coding sequence GTGGGTCATCAAACCGCAGAGATAAGGATCAATGGTGCTAGAAGAAAGGTGTTAGTGCAAGAGCGCATGCCTGTCTACTACCCAAACCTTTATGTGACTCTCGAACAGTCAGGTCGGGCATTATACACACAGCAAAAGTATCTTGAGCACATCGGACGGTTTGAGGACTTTCTGGAATATGAGTCGATTGACTTGATCAACCGCCTGGAGGAGCGCCCCGAGTCGCGCTACTTAACTGATAGTGAGATTTCTCGCTTTGTCGTGAACGCGACATTAAATAAATCAACCCTGGACAGTAAGTATATAGGCGCACGCCTGCTTCCAGCGGCCTACAAAACAGTGGGTAGGGCCCATGCGCAGCAGCGACTCGAAGCCGTGCGTGACTACCTCAAGTTCCTGTACGACAAGCTGGGTGACGAGGCGACGCGAGATGCAGCCGTTGATGATGTCGAGCGGCGCTTCAACCGCAAGATAAAGGCGGCCAGGCCAGCCTGGAAGAAGAGCAAAAATGATGACATGAAAGGGCTGACCAATCAGGAGCGAGATCGCTTGTTGGAGGTTATGCACCCTGAGAGTGCCGAGAACCCCTTTACAAACGAAGCACTGAAGCTGCGTAATTACATAATCTTACTCTTGGGTCTTGATATGGGGCTGCGTCGCTCTGAAATGCTTCTGATTAAGCTCAGCGATATTCATTGGCACAACGGGCAGCTCTCTGTTGTCGATCTTGAGAGTGATGAAATAGATCCGCGCACCTTGGCTCCGCAATTCAAGACACACGAGCGCATGCTACAAATGAATGACGACCTTGTCTGGGTAATACGCGAGTATGTGGACACCTACCGAGTCTTGAAGAAGGGGCCTTCTAAGGCAACAAATCATCCTTTTTTGCTGGTGTCCCATCGACGTAATGAAGGCAGTCCGATGAGTGTTAAAGCGCTTGATGGCATTCTGCCTAGAGTTCGCAAAGTAGTACCTGAGTTGGCGCATGTTCATCCTCATATATTGCGTCATGATGCGGTCTACACACTATTAGAGAGCATGCGAGAGGAGCTGGAAGCACTTACCCCAGAGGACCGCACGACACAAGTTCAAAAAGTCCTCACATATGCCTTTGGGTGGAGTCCCGAATCTAATATGCCGAGCCTCTACGGAGCGAAATTCTGGAAGGAAGAAGCCGATAAGGCGATGAAAAAGCGCTCGGATAAATTCAAGGCAATCAGAGAGGGTGTAGAGACTGAAATTCGCAAGGGAGACGTTAAATGA
- a CDS encoding HAD family hydrolase — MKTNTSKNRLLILDVDNTLMHVPVYDHLMYALSGRGPSEEEFYNTLPEGGLSFYDDSPLKVYPRPHLDEFLNSVEDLGYDIALCTTGTREYIEKVLPACGVSLERFISVVTREQIENTGTRLIKDIRYFVSLGYKEDQIVAIDDREDVYRAFQRPKVLKISPFDVKHDSFSEDNELLLTTKRLEHLGDRSLAAIREAQEIEWNREKRFMELAYAAFDSNKYRKLPFIPDIFLRAIDDLEKFPGCEELVELSLSRFLIYKEYGLVGAMERKDDHFMINNFCPEVWTEVSAGVSRIDQDEEQLSEWFWHTASYSMSEMCKAMGYQVDVNDLLTLAAVTLEPSNFGGFHVLALSEGMRTKDPMSYG; from the coding sequence GTGAAGACCAACACTTCTAAAAATCGATTGTTGATCCTCGATGTAGACAACACCCTTATGCATGTACCTGTCTATGATCACTTAATGTACGCGCTATCAGGCCGAGGACCGTCGGAAGAGGAGTTCTACAATACTCTTCCAGAAGGTGGCCTTTCCTTTTACGACGACTCGCCGCTGAAAGTGTACCCACGGCCCCACTTGGATGAATTTCTAAACAGCGTGGAAGACCTGGGATACGACATTGCCTTGTGCACGACAGGAACACGAGAGTACATCGAAAAGGTGTTACCGGCTTGTGGAGTCAGTCTAGAGAGGTTTATTTCGGTGGTAACCAGAGAGCAGATCGAAAACACCGGGACACGCTTGATTAAAGACATTCGATACTTCGTGTCGTTGGGGTACAAGGAGGACCAAATTGTCGCCATTGATGACCGTGAAGATGTATACCGTGCCTTTCAACGACCTAAGGTTCTGAAAATATCTCCTTTTGATGTTAAGCACGACTCTTTTTCTGAGGATAATGAGTTGCTTTTGACGACTAAAAGGCTTGAGCACCTAGGAGACAGATCGCTAGCGGCTATTCGGGAAGCACAGGAAATCGAATGGAACAGAGAGAAGCGTTTCATGGAGCTGGCCTATGCGGCATTCGATAGTAACAAGTATAGAAAACTACCCTTCATACCAGATATTTTTTTAAGGGCCATCGACGATTTGGAGAAGTTTCCGGGGTGTGAAGAGCTTGTGGAGCTTTCATTGAGTCGATTCTTAATCTACAAAGAGTACGGCCTGGTAGGTGCGATGGAGCGAAAAGATGATCACTTTATGATCAACAACTTTTGTCCTGAAGTCTGGACCGAAGTGTCGGCGGGAGTGAGCCGTATCGATCAAGACGAAGAACAACTTTCCGAATGGTTTTGGCACACGGCAAGTTATTCTATGTCAGAGATGTGCAAAGCCATGGGCTACCAGGTCGATGTCAACGACCTGCTTACGCTGGCGGCGGTTACGCTTGAGCCCTCGAATTTTGGTGGTTTTCATGTTCTGGCGCTAAGCGAAGGAATGCGCACTAAGGACCCGATGTCATACGGATAG
- a CDS encoding FRG domain-containing protein gives MDQVRRVLLEKEEDITALYSALEGWLFRGHASSEWSLTSTIERTCNTYGVKSDRIAERERNSLFEFQRRAHHYIEEQPDSTDLLEWAALLQHYGGPTRLVDVTHSLFVAAFFAVENATEDAVVWAFNAGRITPLSEPEGPRKLDSTGIKEANSILWGEKTESGVRLVKPFRLNRRLANQQGAFMMPLSLKEPFESQVASQLDISINNFKDITVKNSLVETSACQAVKIIVPRDIQSRLLRLLSAANVSATTLFGGLDGFARSLKIGFRAFE, from the coding sequence ATGGATCAAGTTAGAAGGGTGCTCCTTGAGAAAGAGGAGGACATCACGGCACTGTACTCAGCGCTTGAAGGGTGGCTATTCCGTGGGCATGCTTCGTCAGAATGGAGTCTCACTAGCACGATAGAGCGTACTTGCAATACCTATGGCGTCAAGAGTGACCGTATAGCCGAGCGAGAAAGAAATAGTCTATTTGAATTTCAACGAAGAGCGCACCACTACATTGAGGAACAGCCAGATAGCACTGATCTGCTGGAGTGGGCAGCGTTACTTCAACATTATGGCGGGCCAACTAGACTTGTGGATGTGACCCATTCATTATTTGTTGCAGCATTCTTCGCCGTTGAGAATGCTACTGAGGATGCAGTAGTATGGGCATTTAATGCTGGAAGAATAACCCCGCTCTCTGAGCCAGAGGGACCCAGGAAACTAGATAGTACGGGGATAAAAGAAGCCAATTCAATTTTATGGGGAGAAAAAACGGAGAGTGGTGTTCGACTAGTCAAACCATTTCGACTTAATCGCAGGCTTGCCAATCAGCAAGGAGCGTTTATGATGCCGTTATCGTTGAAGGAGCCCTTTGAGTCTCAGGTGGCCAGTCAGCTTGATATCAGCATCAATAACTTTAAGGATATTACTGTAAAGAACTCATTAGTAGAGACGTCGGCTTGCCAAGCGGTGAAGATCATTGTACCAAGAGATATACAGTCTAGGCTTCTTCGGCTGTTAAGTGCAGCTAATGTAAGCGCCACCACTCTTTTTGGTGGGCTGGATGGGTTTGCTCGCTCGCTAAAAATCGGATTTCGAGCGTTTGAATGA
- a CDS encoding IS110 family transposase: protein MRKYNYRAQNFQKVNWDQLREQTAGERLILAIDVAKKDFYVALMKPDRTVLKTIRWEHPQQSPALLRELANLKAQRLEAVMEPTGTYGDALRYQLRALGAEIYRVSPKRVHDAAEVYDGVPSLHDAKAAYLIGRLHLDGISQRWREPSEARRALRALLNRLEQVQERHQRALNRLEALLARHWPEALCWLTLQSASLLHLLAEYGDPVRVTAQPEQADRLLRRVGGHMLKTSKREGLLRSAATTLGVPVVETEHELIRALAQEMLDTRAQSRELERALSEHVEHTRELAWMAEALGHNSAVVLYCALGSANDYPRAASYLKAAGLNLKERSSGKHKGQLKLTKRGPGVVRHYLYFAALRLIRQSGPARAWYDAKLARHRGPKGKLIIALMRKLAKALWHVAQGKRFDPAKLFAEPPRAEVA, encoded by the coding sequence ATGCGCAAGTATAACTATCGTGCCCAAAATTTCCAGAAGGTGAACTGGGATCAACTGCGTGAGCAGACGGCGGGCGAGCGGTTGATTCTGGCGATTGATGTGGCCAAGAAGGACTTCTACGTGGCGCTGATGAAGCCGGACCGGACGGTTCTGAAGACCATCCGCTGGGAGCATCCGCAACAGAGCCCGGCCCTGCTGCGGGAACTGGCGAACCTCAAGGCTCAGCGCCTGGAGGCGGTCATGGAGCCGACCGGTACCTATGGCGACGCCTTGCGCTACCAGTTGAGAGCTCTGGGTGCCGAAATCTACCGGGTCAGCCCCAAGCGGGTGCACGACGCCGCTGAAGTGTATGACGGGGTCCCGAGCCTGCACGACGCCAAGGCGGCTTACCTGATCGGCCGGCTGCACCTGGATGGCATCAGTCAGCGCTGGCGCGAGCCGAGTGAAGCGCGTCGAGCTCTGCGAGCCTTACTGAATCGGCTGGAGCAGGTACAGGAGCGCCACCAGCGGGCACTGAATCGGCTCGAAGCGTTGTTGGCCCGGCACTGGCCGGAGGCGCTGTGCTGGCTGACATTGCAGAGCGCCAGCTTGCTGCACCTGCTGGCCGAGTACGGCGACCCGGTTCGGGTGACGGCACAGCCGGAGCAGGCGGACCGACTGCTGCGCCGAGTCGGTGGGCACATGCTTAAGACGTCCAAGCGCGAAGGCCTGCTGCGCAGTGCCGCCACGACCTTGGGCGTGCCGGTGGTCGAGACCGAACACGAACTCATCCGGGCCCTGGCCCAGGAGATGCTGGACACACGGGCGCAGTCCCGCGAGCTGGAGCGAGCGCTGTCCGAGCACGTCGAGCACACCCGGGAGCTGGCCTGGATGGCCGAGGCACTGGGCCATAACAGCGCGGTGGTGCTTTACTGTGCCCTGGGTTCGGCCAATGACTACCCGCGTGCGGCCAGCTATCTGAAAGCGGCGGGGCTGAACCTCAAAGAGCGCTCCAGCGGCAAACACAAAGGGCAGCTGAAGCTGACCAAGCGAGGGCCCGGGGTGGTGCGCCACTACCTGTACTTCGCCGCCCTTCGCCTGATACGTCAATCAGGCCCGGCCAGAGCCTGGTATGACGCCAAGCTGGCCCGACACCGAGGCCCCAAGGGCAAACTGATCATCGCGCTGATGCGCAAGCTGGCCAAGGCGCTGTGGCATGTGGCTCAAGGCAAGCGGTTCGATCCGGCCAAGCTCTTTGCCGAGCCACCCCGGGCCGAAGTGGCATAA
- a CDS encoding glycoside hydrolase family 43 protein, translated as MNKLIKGSLLSLFALLVGCDSTSNGGHEAASSSQEAAGPDNKAQATPARFSRFTYDGQSQEQVDVGEGEFRNPIISGYAPDPTVARVGDDYYVVTSSFTHFPGLPIYHSKDLVNWTQIGNAIDRPGQFDFKGLEVSRGIFAPDISFHEGTYYLASTCVDCGGNFVMTAESPTGPWSDPHWLGFEGIDPSIHWDDSGKAYILNNGAPNEEPRYDGHRAIWIQEFDWQNLTMVGERKQLINGGVDISTQPVWIEGPHIIQRNGYYYITAAEGGTSVHHSQTIFRSDDVWGPYTPAEHNPILTQRDLDFERDNPIIAAGHAKFVQIPNGDWWATFLAIRSYNNDMFNIGRETFLLPVRWENDWPYILPQGERIPFALEKPELPEQPTPNPPQSGDFGYTDEFDGNELALGWMGVRDPDSGVFHDVNNGTLSLNCQNGLGDLDSVPAFLGRRQQHHIADLSTTVTFDPQADQDRAGLAAVQNDENLIFLAITQDNGEDQVALYRRQGSTEDTLVNAAPLSSTENVVLSMAFDAGQMSAHYEVNGERHTLAEGVDATNLSTNVAGGFVGTLIGPYCTRQ; from the coding sequence ATGAATAAATTGATAAAAGGCTCACTGTTGAGCCTGTTTGCCCTCCTGGTCGGCTGCGACTCAACCAGTAACGGCGGCCACGAAGCGGCATCATCGTCCCAGGAGGCCGCCGGGCCCGACAACAAGGCTCAAGCCACACCCGCCCGGTTCAGCCGATTCACCTATGATGGCCAGTCCCAGGAGCAGGTCGACGTGGGTGAAGGCGAGTTCCGCAACCCGATCATTTCCGGCTATGCCCCCGACCCCACCGTGGCGCGGGTGGGCGACGACTACTATGTCGTCACCTCCTCTTTTACCCACTTCCCGGGCCTGCCCATTTACCACTCCAAAGACCTGGTCAACTGGACCCAGATCGGTAACGCCATCGACCGGCCCGGGCAGTTCGACTTCAAGGGCCTGGAAGTGTCCCGGGGGATTTTCGCGCCGGACATTTCCTTCCATGAAGGCACCTATTACCTGGCCTCCACCTGTGTGGACTGCGGCGGCAACTTTGTAATGACCGCCGAGAGTCCGACCGGCCCCTGGTCCGACCCCCACTGGCTGGGCTTTGAGGGCATCGACCCCTCCATCCACTGGGACGACAGCGGCAAGGCCTACATCCTGAACAACGGCGCCCCCAATGAAGAGCCCCGTTACGACGGCCACCGCGCCATCTGGATTCAGGAGTTTGACTGGCAGAACCTGACCATGGTCGGTGAGCGCAAGCAGTTGATCAACGGTGGGGTCGACATTTCCACTCAGCCGGTATGGATTGAAGGGCCGCACATCATCCAGCGCAACGGCTACTACTACATTACCGCGGCGGAGGGCGGCACCAGCGTGCATCACTCCCAGACCATCTTCCGTTCCGACGACGTCTGGGGCCCTTACACGCCCGCCGAGCACAACCCGATTCTGACCCAACGCGATCTGGACTTCGAGCGGGACAACCCGATCATCGCCGCCGGCCACGCCAAGTTCGTACAGATTCCCAATGGCGACTGGTGGGCGACGTTCCTGGCGATCCGCTCCTACAACAACGATATGTTCAACATCGGCCGGGAGACCTTCCTGCTGCCGGTCCGCTGGGAAAACGATTGGCCTTACATTCTGCCTCAGGGCGAGCGCATTCCCTTTGCCCTGGAAAAACCGGAACTGCCCGAGCAGCCCACACCGAATCCGCCCCAGTCGGGTGACTTTGGCTATACCGATGAATTTGACGGTAACGAGTTGGCGCTGGGCTGGATGGGCGTTCGCGACCCGGACAGCGGTGTTTTCCATGACGTGAACAACGGCACGCTCAGCCTGAACTGCCAGAATGGCCTGGGCGACCTGGACTCGGTACCCGCCTTCCTGGGTCGGCGCCAGCAGCACCACATTGCCGACCTGTCCACCACGGTGACCTTTGATCCCCAGGCCGATCAGGACCGGGCCGGTCTTGCGGCGGTGCAGAACGATGAGAATCTGATCTTCCTGGCCATCACCCAGGACAACGGCGAAGACCAGGTGGCGCTGTACCGTCGGCAGGGTTCGACCGAAGACACCCTGGTGAATGCGGCCCCGCTGTCGAGCACCGAGAATGTGGTTCTGTCGATGGCGTTTGATGCCGGACAGATGAGTGCCCATTATGAGGTGAATGGCGAGCGTCATACCCTGGCCGAAGGGGTGGATGCCACCAACCTCAGCACCAATGTGGCCGGTGGTTTTGTGGGTACCCTGATCGGGCCCTACTGCACTCGTCAATAA
- a CDS encoding TonB-dependent receptor → MFRLIGASVLALSLSAVVHPGYAQESDEEADATADTEPSLSEAEPAQPSMEELVVVGARLSLETARDIKRESANIVDSVTAVDVGALPDKSVAEALQRLPGITVSRFAASNDTQHFSAEPSGVVIRGLDHVRSEFNSRDTFSADSSRGLSWEDVSPELMSRVDVYKNQSANLIEGGIAGVVDLHTRVPFDFDGEMLVGSAEVNYSEVADSFDPNVSGLYSNRWETALGDFGLLGQIATSRLDTRSEGIYLGRMGIHEPGYFEETLPDGTVRPTQEETYVPTFITARDNLYQRERTGGAFAAQWQSPDEEIVTTFQFNRSEYEQVNTEYSALNFLFALWGQPADHVIPADWPDGTYPMPGETFMFREDRSFLAGEPTAGPGWWGGSEEEAAAFGVNEEGIPLMNPTGCGWGTSQEYLEEYCEEPYDQRAVGMETNSRQIHSESMTQDASINIKWAPTHQFRANFDLQYVDATRDSYGTAGALQSYTGMYADFRGDLPFIEYRDPLNVNFSEGGLQNPNSWNYAWVQDHKSASEGESLAFKADGEYDLNGTDWVESIAFGARTVNREQLVREAWNFRGITSRWESAAYFNADKTDPIDSVTYAGQETFFGGYPDPEDSLTYRAFPNDYMGGGVMDSTEFLYIDPEVLGDPSQVNEYFDRRNLGIGQFYPICSAEGPTRGQEILDANGNSTCFTPGETLTVEEEVHAAYFMVNYGGPAATLFNTDIGVSGNVGVRYVETNTRSEGSVNYGSFTDSQLECYELTEGNQDNPDAPNSAPPSTPYSSGCYLIGAEAHNEQVPDMPDTVDDGNGNIIDNPAKVYLPEHIEGSREDLAFHDGTIAPVVGDKTHYHLLPSANLKLDVTENVIVRFAYSKAMARPDFSMFRYAANINEPGIDVGYSAQCKTYNQETDTVESVPNCTPSPELSYDDQGRLTGARPRYSVNTGNPYLEPITADNYDATFEYYFEGAGMFTVNLFQKDFDNYITYGTTVVPVTNNGVTRDMYINGPVNGEGASVWGYEANVQRFLDFLPSPWDGIGFQANYTKIYNQGIENTNYDGAGGAVDADAERYVKTDALQGMSEDAYNLVLMYEKGDFAFRTAYNWRSEYLVTANDCCNLPVWQSDQGFLDASIRYRLTDGLEVSLQASNILDTTTNLLQQVRGSDHEDYPNHKVPTAWFKSDRRLSLGLRMRY, encoded by the coding sequence TTGTTCAGACTGATTGGTGCGAGTGTGCTGGCGTTGAGCCTTTCGGCCGTCGTACACCCGGGTTATGCGCAGGAATCAGACGAAGAGGCCGATGCGACGGCCGACACCGAACCGTCCCTGTCGGAGGCCGAACCGGCCCAGCCCTCCATGGAGGAATTGGTCGTGGTGGGCGCACGGCTTTCACTGGAGACCGCGCGGGATATCAAACGTGAGTCCGCCAATATTGTCGACTCGGTGACAGCGGTCGACGTCGGTGCCCTGCCGGACAAGTCGGTGGCTGAGGCACTGCAGCGGCTGCCCGGCATCACCGTGTCCCGCTTTGCCGCCAGCAACGACACCCAACACTTTTCCGCCGAGCCGTCCGGCGTGGTCATTCGCGGCCTGGACCATGTGCGCTCGGAATTCAACAGCCGGGATACCTTCTCCGCCGACAGCTCCCGGGGCCTGAGCTGGGAAGATGTATCGCCTGAGCTGATGAGCCGGGTCGATGTGTATAAAAACCAGAGCGCCAACCTGATTGAAGGTGGTATCGCCGGCGTGGTCGATCTGCACACGCGGGTACCGTTCGATTTTGACGGCGAAATGCTGGTCGGCTCCGCCGAAGTCAACTACAGCGAGGTGGCTGATTCCTTCGACCCCAATGTCTCTGGCCTCTACAGCAATCGGTGGGAGACGGCTCTGGGGGATTTCGGCCTGTTGGGGCAGATTGCCACCTCCCGCCTGGACACCCGCAGTGAGGGCATCTATCTAGGCCGGATGGGCATTCATGAACCGGGCTATTTCGAGGAAACCCTGCCCGACGGCACCGTCCGTCCCACTCAGGAAGAGACCTATGTGCCCACCTTTATCACCGCGCGGGACAATCTGTATCAGCGGGAGCGCACCGGCGGTGCCTTTGCGGCCCAGTGGCAGAGTCCCGATGAAGAAATCGTGACCACCTTCCAGTTCAACCGCTCGGAATACGAGCAGGTGAACACCGAGTACAGTGCACTGAACTTCCTGTTTGCCCTGTGGGGGCAGCCGGCGGACCACGTCATTCCCGCGGACTGGCCGGACGGTACCTACCCCATGCCGGGCGAGACCTTCATGTTTCGTGAGGACCGCAGCTTTCTCGCCGGTGAGCCCACCGCCGGACCGGGCTGGTGGGGCGGCAGTGAAGAGGAGGCGGCCGCCTTCGGGGTGAACGAAGAAGGCATCCCCCTGATGAACCCCACCGGCTGTGGCTGGGGCACCTCTCAGGAGTATCTCGAAGAATACTGTGAGGAACCCTATGACCAGCGGGCCGTGGGGATGGAAACCAATTCCCGGCAGATTCACAGCGAAAGCATGACCCAGGATGCGTCCATCAATATCAAGTGGGCACCCACTCATCAGTTCCGCGCCAACTTCGATCTGCAATACGTCGACGCCACGCGGGACAGCTACGGTACCGCCGGCGCATTGCAGAGCTACACCGGCATGTACGCGGACTTCAGGGGTGACCTGCCGTTTATCGAGTATCGGGATCCGTTGAATGTGAACTTCTCGGAGGGTGGTCTGCAGAATCCCAACTCCTGGAATTACGCCTGGGTTCAGGATCACAAGAGTGCCAGTGAAGGGGAGTCTCTGGCGTTCAAGGCGGACGGGGAGTACGACCTGAACGGCACCGACTGGGTGGAGTCGATCGCTTTCGGGGCGCGCACGGTCAACCGGGAGCAACTGGTGCGTGAAGCGTGGAATTTCCGTGGCATCACCAGTCGTTGGGAAAGCGCGGCCTATTTCAACGCCGACAAAACCGACCCCATTGATTCGGTGACCTACGCCGGGCAGGAAACCTTCTTTGGCGGCTACCCGGACCCTGAGGACTCGCTGACCTATCGGGCCTTTCCCAACGACTATATGGGCGGTGGTGTGATGGATTCCACAGAGTTTCTCTATATCGACCCGGAGGTCCTGGGCGACCCGAGTCAGGTGAATGAGTACTTTGATCGCCGCAACCTGGGGATCGGTCAGTTCTATCCGATCTGCTCCGCCGAAGGGCCCACCCGGGGTCAGGAAATTCTGGATGCCAACGGCAACTCCACCTGCTTTACCCCCGGCGAGACGCTGACGGTGGAAGAAGAAGTGCATGCCGCTTACTTCATGGTCAATTACGGTGGTCCGGCGGCAACGCTGTTCAATACCGATATCGGTGTGTCGGGCAACGTTGGCGTGCGCTATGTGGAAACCAACACCCGCAGCGAAGGCAGTGTCAATTACGGTTCCTTCACCGACAGTCAACTGGAGTGCTACGAGTTGACCGAGGGCAATCAGGATAATCCCGACGCGCCGAACTCAGCGCCGCCGTCCACACCGTACTCAAGTGGTTGCTACCTGATCGGTGCCGAAGCGCACAACGAACAGGTGCCGGATATGCCCGATACGGTGGATGACGGCAACGGCAACATCATTGACAACCCGGCCAAGGTGTATCTGCCCGAGCACATTGAAGGGTCCCGTGAGGATCTGGCGTTTCACGACGGCACCATCGCGCCCGTGGTGGGGGATAAAACCCACTACCACCTGTTGCCCAGTGCGAACCTGAAGCTGGATGTGACGGAGAATGTGATTGTCCGTTTTGCCTACTCCAAAGCCATGGCGAGACCGGATTTCAGCATGTTCCGTTACGCCGCCAACATCAACGAGCCGGGCATCGATGTGGGTTACTCCGCCCAGTGCAAAACCTACAATCAGGAAACTGACACGGTGGAATCGGTGCCCAACTGCACGCCCAGTCCGGAGCTCAGTTATGACGACCAGGGTCGTCTGACTGGTGCGCGGCCCCGTTACTCGGTCAATACCGGCAACCCCTATCTGGAACCGATTACGGCGGATAACTACGACGCGACCTTCGAGTATTACTTCGAAGGCGCCGGCATGTTTACCGTCAATCTGTTCCAGAAGGACTTTGACAACTACATCACCTACGGCACCACCGTGGTGCCGGTGACCAACAACGGCGTCACCCGGGATATGTACATCAACGGTCCGGTCAACGGCGAAGGTGCCAGTGTCTGGGGCTACGAGGCGAACGTTCAGCGCTTCCTGGACTTCCTGCCCTCGCCCTGGGACGGTATCGGGTTTCAGGCCAACTACACGAAAATCTACAACCAGGGTATCGAGAACACCAACTACGATGGCGCTGGCGGCGCGGTGGACGCCGATGCCGAACGCTACGTGAAAACCGATGCGCTGCAGGGTATGTCCGAGGATGCCTACAACCTGGTGCTGATGTACGAAAAAGGCGACTTCGCTTTCCGCACCGCGTACAACTGGCGCTCGGAATATCTGGTGACCGCGAACGATTGCTGCAACCTGCCGGTGTGGCAGAGCGATCAGGGTTTCCTGGATGCTT